One Aureibacter tunicatorum DNA segment encodes these proteins:
- a CDS encoding DUF6377 domain-containing protein, with the protein MNKLFFIISFLISSQVFAQNSDSYLKQLDHEIALRDNYSQIREQRITILKTLLSEANNNKEKYAVQKQLYDQYAPYQADSAFYYANQCVKTAQKESDENLIIQSKIQLIHAYILVGAYVDASNACKKLKNNISTPSQLYSYYELQRILYANLSMYQFPAPIMQKYNKLKNAYLDSLLSQKKNDQWYQLLKSEKLIEEGDNQQAIALLESSLKHMNINDREFAFFAYVLSHAYENVNQTDEQMKFLCLSAITDIKSAVKENAALRELALLLYKNGDIDKAYSYIKIALEDANFSQAKLRSFEVWEVMPLINQAYQIAQTNKQRNLYYFAVIASCLVFILILSVIMIRKQSRKIQNANIQIKENNQNLRTLNEQLQSSKLHIEEINDKLLASNQLRKSYIAKYLGLCSSYIAKMNLYRTRLLRKASTSSKDSLLTILKSKDIIDEELKHFYKDFDEAFLGLYPTFVEEFNLLLKPEEKLIPKKGELLNTELRIFALVRIGISESAQIAEFLRYSPNTIYNYKAKVKNKSKTQREDFEKEVMNIGSIDKIEK; encoded by the coding sequence ATGAATAAACTATTTTTTATTATTTCATTTTTAATATCATCGCAAGTTTTTGCTCAAAACAGCGACAGCTATTTGAAGCAATTAGACCATGAAATTGCATTAAGGGATAATTACTCTCAAATCAGAGAACAACGCATTACAATTCTTAAAACTCTATTAAGTGAAGCCAATAACAACAAAGAAAAATATGCCGTTCAAAAGCAATTATATGATCAATACGCCCCCTATCAGGCTGATTCCGCTTTTTACTATGCCAATCAATGCGTAAAAACAGCTCAAAAAGAAAGTGATGAAAATCTTATCATACAATCAAAAATTCAACTTATACATGCTTATATTCTTGTCGGAGCCTATGTAGATGCATCGAACGCTTGCAAAAAATTAAAAAATAATATTTCCACACCAAGTCAATTATACTCTTACTACGAACTTCAAAGAATACTGTATGCAAACTTAAGCATGTATCAATTCCCTGCTCCTATTATGCAGAAATACAACAAACTAAAAAATGCATACTTGGATTCATTGCTAAGCCAAAAAAAGAACGATCAGTGGTATCAATTGCTAAAATCTGAAAAATTGATTGAAGAAGGAGATAATCAACAAGCTATTGCGTTATTAGAAAGCTCTCTAAAGCATATGAATATCAATGACAGAGAATTTGCTTTTTTTGCATATGTGCTATCTCATGCGTATGAAAATGTGAATCAAACGGATGAGCAAATGAAGTTCCTATGTCTTTCTGCAATTACTGATATTAAATCAGCTGTCAAAGAAAATGCCGCCTTGAGAGAACTCGCTTTATTGTTGTATAAAAATGGAGATATTGACAAAGCCTATTCTTATATCAAAATCGCTCTTGAAGACGCCAATTTCAGTCAAGCTAAATTGCGCTCATTTGAAGTATGGGAAGTAATGCCTTTAATCAATCAGGCCTATCAAATTGCTCAAACAAATAAACAGAGAAATCTTTATTACTTCGCTGTAATCGCCTCATGTCTTGTTTTCATATTGATCCTTTCGGTCATAATGATTCGCAAGCAAAGCCGAAAAATTCAAAATGCTAATATTCAAATCAAAGAAAATAATCAAAACCTAAGAACTCTAAATGAACAACTGCAAAGCAGTAAATTGCATATCGAAGAAATAAACGATAAACTATTAGCTTCAAACCAACTTCGTAAATCATATATCGCCAAATATCTTGGACTTTGTTCATCATACATTGCTAAAATGAATCTTTACAGAACTCGCTTGCTTAGAAAAGCCAGCACTTCAAGCAAAGACTCGTTGCTTACTATACTCAAGTCCAAAGACATCATCGATGAAGAGCTTAAGCATTTTTATAAAGATTTCGATGAAGCATTTTTAGGACTGTATCCAACCTTTGTAGAAGAGTTTAATCTCTTGCTGAAGCCAGAAGAAAAACTTATTCCCAAAAAAGGAGAACTGCTAAATACCGAGTTGAGAATATTTGCTCTAGTGCGAATTGGTATTTCTGAAAGCGCTCAAATCGCTGAGTTTTTACGCTACTCTCCCAATACTATATATAACTACAAAGCCAAGGTGAAAAATAAGTCGAAAACCCAGAGAGAAGATTTTGAAAAAGAAGTCATGAATATTGGTTCTATCGATAAAATTGAAAAATAA
- a CDS encoding glycoside hydrolase family 97 protein, with product MKNIALTFTMVFAFFISKAEEFKSPNQKFKLVFELNERGRPTYQLTMDDATIVKTSKMGLELKDTESLLEGFTVKSVNQSTFDETWEPIWGEQKEVRNHYNEMEVLLSQPKTNREMIIRFRLFDDGLGFRYEFPEQDNLIYFVIKEERTEFAMTDNHTAFWIPGDFDTQEYSYTKSRLTEISSLFDEAYTGNASQTSFSKTGVQTSLQLKTDDGIYINLHEASLMEYPAMHLNLDDKTLIFESFLTPDALGDKGYMHAPRVTPWRTVIASKNAGDILLSSITLNLNEPCAYENTDWIKPVKYIGVWWEMITGMSDWAYTQLPAVQLGKIDYSQLERNPKHAANTTRVKEYIDFASEHGFDAVLVEGWNEGWEDWIGKSKDYVFDFLTPYPDFSVEEVRDYAKSKGVEMMMHHETSGSVRNYERHLDKAYQFMKDNGYNSVKTGYVGNIIPRGETHYGQWMVNHYQYALEKAAEYEIMINAHEAVRPTGLSRTYPNLIGNESARGTEYEAFVGSNPDHTTILPFTRLIGGPMDYTPGIFQTDINKVNPERNTYVRTTLARQLALYVTMYSPLQMAADVPENYEQHLDAFQFIKDVALDWDKTLVLEAEPGDYITYARKEKGSTNWFVGRTNDEEARDSNIRFDFLPKGKTYIATVYSDAKDAHFRDNPQAYQIKKFVVNSKSKLNQYCAPGGGYAISIKETQNKADTKGLKRL from the coding sequence ATGAAAAATATAGCATTAACTTTTACCATGGTGTTTGCTTTCTTCATTTCAAAAGCTGAAGAATTCAAATCGCCAAATCAAAAATTCAAATTAGTATTTGAACTAAATGAGCGAGGCAGACCAACTTATCAATTGACAATGGATGATGCCACCATTGTTAAGACTAGTAAGATGGGTTTGGAGCTGAAAGATACTGAGTCACTGCTTGAAGGATTTACAGTTAAAAGCGTAAATCAGTCAACTTTCGATGAAACTTGGGAACCTATTTGGGGAGAGCAAAAAGAGGTAAGAAATCATTATAATGAAATGGAAGTCTTGCTATCTCAGCCAAAAACCAATCGTGAAATGATCATCCGATTCAGGCTTTTCGATGACGGATTAGGTTTTAGGTACGAGTTCCCTGAGCAAGACAATCTTATTTACTTCGTCATCAAAGAAGAGCGTACTGAATTCGCCATGACTGACAACCATACTGCATTTTGGATACCGGGGGATTTTGATACGCAAGAATACAGCTATACAAAATCAAGGTTAACTGAAATTAGCAGTCTTTTTGATGAAGCCTACACAGGCAATGCCTCGCAAACCTCATTTTCCAAAACAGGTGTGCAAACCTCATTACAATTAAAAACTGATGATGGGATTTATATCAATTTACACGAGGCGTCCCTAATGGAATACCCTGCTATGCATTTGAATCTAGATGACAAGACATTGATCTTCGAATCTTTTTTAACACCTGACGCTCTTGGAGACAAAGGATATATGCACGCTCCTAGAGTCACACCTTGGAGAACCGTGATCGCCAGCAAAAATGCCGGAGACATATTATTATCAAGCATAACACTTAACCTGAATGAACCTTGCGCCTACGAAAACACCGATTGGATCAAACCTGTCAAATATATTGGAGTATGGTGGGAAATGATCACAGGCATGAGTGACTGGGCTTATACTCAACTTCCTGCGGTACAATTAGGCAAAATAGACTATTCACAACTTGAAAGGAACCCAAAGCACGCGGCAAATACAACTAGAGTAAAAGAGTATATTGATTTTGCCTCTGAACATGGATTTGACGCAGTATTGGTAGAAGGCTGGAACGAAGGTTGGGAAGACTGGATCGGCAAGTCTAAAGATTATGTCTTTGATTTCCTGACTCCTTATCCTGACTTTAGTGTGGAAGAAGTTCGCGATTATGCTAAAAGCAAAGGCGTGGAAATGATGATGCATCATGAGACATCCGGATCGGTAAGAAACTATGAAAGACACTTGGACAAGGCTTATCAATTCATGAAAGACAATGGCTACAATTCTGTTAAAACAGGATATGTAGGAAATATTATCCCAAGAGGTGAAACTCACTATGGACAATGGATGGTCAATCATTATCAATACGCTCTGGAAAAAGCCGCTGAGTATGAAATCATGATCAATGCTCACGAAGCTGTGAGACCTACAGGTCTTTCGCGTACTTATCCAAATCTGATTGGCAACGAATCCGCAAGAGGCACAGAGTATGAAGCTTTCGTAGGAAGCAATCCTGATCATACGACCATCTTGCCATTTACTCGACTAATTGGCGGCCCTATGGATTATACTCCGGGTATATTTCAGACAGATATCAATAAAGTGAACCCTGAAAGAAACACATATGTGCGCACAACTTTAGCCCGTCAGTTAGCACTATATGTGACTATGTACAGCCCGCTTCAAATGGCCGCTGATGTTCCTGAAAACTATGAACAGCACTTGGATGCCTTCCAATTCATCAAAGATGTCGCTCTAGACTGGGATAAAACATTAGTGCTTGAGGCAGAACCAGGTGACTATATCACTTATGCGCGTAAAGAAAAAGGAAGCACTAACTGGTTCGTTGGAAGAACGAATGATGAAGAAGCTAGAGATTCAAACATCAGATTTGACTTCTTGCCAAAAGGCAAAACATATATAGCAACAGTATACAGCGATGCTAAAGACGCTCACTTTCGAGATAATCCACAAGCCTATCAAATCAAAAAGTTTGTCGTTAACAGCAAATCAAAGCTAAATCAATACTGCGCTCCGGGCGGAGGATATGCGATCAGTATCAAGGAAACACAAAATAAAGCTGACACTAAAGGCCTTAAACGACTTTAG
- a CDS encoding arylsulfatase yields the protein MNNSSKKIQALMAGLMLTAPAMSQVPVKGLSVHESQDSKPQELNFKANGIDGNPNIVMVLLDDVGFAQMGATGGQISTPAFDQIADEGLIYNRFHTTALSSPTRASILSGRNHHEAETGIIMELANGNDGYTSLMPKETGSFAKVLQVAGYSTSWFGKNHNVPAWEASFVGPFDRWPNQLGFDYFYGFLGGDTDQFHPALVENRNRIEPPSANADGSKYHLTHDMADKAISYIESVNALAPEKPFFVYFSPGAVHAPHQAPKEYIDKYKGKFDEGWDVFRERAWENMIAKGIIPENAELTPRPESLPAWDSLTDEQRMVYANMMEVFAGFTEHTDDQIKRLYDAVDEMGKLDNTIFIYIAGDNGASAEGGMEGLLNEMAVFNGIPEPWEDKVKAVKDGTLGSEKFFNHMPAGWAWAVNSPYQWTKQICSHLGGVRNAMAISYPTGIKEKGGVRSQFTHVTDIAPTILEIAGLEMPDQIDGVTQKPMDGSSIVYSFDDAGAEETHKVQYFEIFGNLGLYYDGWWAGAMRSEPWQVSAEEMNILDMPWELYNLKEDFSQGKNLAAEMPEKLEYMKYLFFAEAAKNNALPIDDRRAERFRSTNRPSLASGRKNFKYPNGFSVPEGATPFTKFVSHQLTADLKGYKRGNKGVLITQGGRFGGFSMFVDKSGNLIYAYNDTTKPFVVKSKNKIPQGTKELKAEIIMDEMKPYTPAEITLYADGKEIGKGRVDRTIPNLFSLDEMLDVGKDTGTPVVDLYTVKSSKYTGTLNSVSIDLLDKYGK from the coding sequence ATGAATAATTCCAGCAAAAAAATTCAAGCTTTAATGGCTGGTTTGATGCTAACTGCGCCAGCAATGAGCCAAGTGCCTGTAAAAGGACTTAGCGTGCATGAATCTCAAGATTCCAAGCCACAGGAGCTAAACTTTAAAGCCAATGGCATTGACGGAAATCCTAATATTGTCATGGTGCTTTTGGACGATGTTGGCTTTGCGCAAATGGGGGCGACAGGAGGACAGATTTCCACTCCGGCATTTGACCAAATCGCCGATGAAGGATTGATATATAACCGTTTTCATACAACAGCTTTGAGTTCTCCGACCAGAGCTTCTATATTGTCAGGAAGAAATCACCATGAAGCTGAGACGGGAATCATCATGGAGCTTGCTAATGGTAATGATGGATACACTTCGCTTATGCCAAAGGAAACAGGATCTTTTGCGAAGGTGCTTCAAGTAGCTGGTTATTCTACTTCATGGTTTGGGAAAAACCATAATGTGCCTGCTTGGGAAGCGTCATTTGTTGGACCTTTTGATCGTTGGCCAAATCAATTGGGTTTTGACTATTTCTATGGATTCTTAGGTGGCGACACGGATCAGTTTCATCCTGCACTAGTTGAAAACAGGAATAGGATAGAACCGCCTTCAGCCAATGCCGATGGATCCAAATATCACTTGACGCATGATATGGCAGATAAAGCGATCAGCTATATTGAGTCAGTGAATGCTCTGGCGCCAGAAAAACCGTTTTTTGTATACTTTTCACCAGGAGCTGTTCATGCGCCTCACCAAGCACCAAAAGAGTATATTGACAAGTATAAAGGCAAGTTTGATGAAGGATGGGATGTATTCAGAGAGCGTGCTTGGGAAAATATGATTGCAAAAGGCATTATACCTGAAAATGCGGAGTTGACGCCTCGCCCTGAGAGTTTACCTGCATGGGATAGCCTGACAGATGAGCAAAGAATGGTATATGCGAATATGATGGAAGTATTTGCTGGATTCACTGAGCACACAGATGATCAGATAAAAAGGCTTTATGATGCTGTGGATGAAATGGGAAAACTGGATAATACCATATTTATTTACATAGCAGGAGACAATGGTGCTTCAGCTGAGGGTGGAATGGAAGGTTTGCTTAATGAAATGGCTGTATTCAATGGTATTCCAGAGCCATGGGAAGACAAGGTGAAGGCAGTGAAAGATGGAACATTAGGTTCGGAAAAGTTCTTTAATCATATGCCAGCTGGTTGGGCATGGGCTGTGAATTCACCTTATCAGTGGACAAAGCAAATTTGTTCTCATTTGGGAGGAGTTAGAAATGCAATGGCTATCTCATACCCAACTGGAATAAAAGAAAAAGGAGGGGTTCGTTCCCAGTTTACTCATGTGACGGATATCGCTCCGACGATTTTGGAAATTGCCGGATTGGAAATGCCAGACCAGATTGACGGAGTAACACAAAAGCCAATGGATGGAAGCTCTATTGTTTATTCATTTGATGATGCTGGAGCTGAAGAAACGCATAAAGTGCAGTATTTTGAGATTTTCGGGAATCTTGGACTTTATTACGATGGATGGTGGGCAGGAGCTATGCGAAGCGAACCTTGGCAAGTGTCAGCTGAAGAAATGAATATTCTGGATATGCCTTGGGAACTATATAATTTGAAAGAAGATTTCTCTCAAGGTAAAAACTTGGCTGCCGAAATGCCGGAAAAGTTGGAGTATATGAAATATTTGTTTTTTGCTGAAGCAGCGAAAAATAATGCTTTGCCTATAGATGATCGAAGAGCGGAAAGGTTTCGATCAACGAACAGGCCTTCATTAGCCTCAGGCAGGAAAAATTTCAAATACCCGAATGGATTTAGTGTGCCTGAGGGAGCAACGCCTTTTACAAAGTTTGTTTCACATCAACTGACTGCGGACCTGAAGGGATATAAAAGAGGTAATAAAGGAGTATTGATTACTCAAGGAGGTCGATTTGGAGGTTTTAGTATGTTTGTTGATAAGTCAGGAAATTTGATTTATGCTTATAATGATACGACTAAGCCATTTGTTGTGAAGTCAAAAAACAAGATTCCACAGGGAACGAAAGAGTTGAAAGCCGAGATTATTATGGATGAAATGAAGCCTTATACACCTGCGGAAATTACATTGTATGCGGATGGTAAAGAAATTGGAAAAGGCAGAGTTGACCGAACGATACCTAATCTATTTTCTCTAGATGAAATGCTTGATGTAGGTAAAGATACAGGTACTCCTGTAGTTGATCTTTATACTGTCAAAAGCAGCAAATATACAGGAACATTGAATTCAGTGTCAATTGATTTGCTTGATAAGTATGGGAAATAA
- a CDS encoding AraC family transcriptional regulator, producing MSKEIIEIKTTDYDNIGFFKKFSQERNGNWDGEMLNFTDHNGTYQVVTYNYPNMINVGVTDIYLNQPFMAVNESTDQEKYFSLRIGFHGNISNIPNSTMNSEGIFMYDATQPFKITYPAKQRTRWMSIRVPYSFFKDWNYLLTDSFSRLLTENPKWYFYFRLPSHIESLVRDCFMIVNDKKIRKSIFYSRAYEIIARISILVEDQGQFIVKKNIHADDLSLMLQLKEYLLQDFSQPPSIEKLSKKYHMSISKIQRSFQSVYGISILKFFNQHRLEEAQRQIKYTDKTLLTISEELGFNSLPHFSSAFKKQFNENPSDLRK from the coding sequence ATGAGTAAAGAAATCATTGAAATTAAGACCACGGATTATGACAATATCGGTTTCTTTAAAAAATTCAGCCAAGAACGAAATGGCAATTGGGATGGTGAAATGCTGAATTTCACAGATCACAATGGAACTTACCAGGTTGTCACTTACAACTATCCCAACATGATTAATGTAGGAGTTACAGACATTTATCTCAACCAACCCTTTATGGCTGTTAACGAAAGTACTGATCAGGAAAAGTATTTCTCGCTTCGAATAGGTTTCCATGGCAACATCTCTAACATTCCCAACAGCACCATGAATTCAGAAGGAATATTTATGTACGATGCTACTCAACCATTCAAAATAACTTACCCTGCCAAGCAAAGAACTCGATGGATGAGTATAAGAGTACCCTACAGTTTTTTCAAAGATTGGAATTATTTGCTCACCGACTCATTCTCTCGACTGCTTACTGAAAACCCCAAATGGTACTTTTATTTTCGCTTACCTTCCCATATCGAATCTTTGGTTAGAGACTGTTTCATGATTGTCAATGATAAAAAAATACGAAAATCCATCTTCTATTCCAGAGCCTATGAAATCATCGCTCGCATATCGATTTTAGTAGAGGATCAAGGCCAATTTATTGTAAAAAAGAATATTCATGCTGACGATTTAAGCTTAATGCTTCAACTAAAAGAATATTTGCTACAAGATTTTTCTCAACCTCCCTCTATCGAAAAATTGAGCAAAAAATATCATATGAGCATCTCAAAAATACAAAGAAGCTTTCAATCTGTCTATGGAATTTCCATTCTCAAATTTTTCAATCAACACCGACTAGAAGAAGCGCAAAGACAGATCAAGTATACAGATAAAACATTATTGACTATCAGCGAAGAATTAGGCTTTAATAGTTTGCCCCATTTCAGTTCGGCATTCAAAAAACAGTTTAATGAAAACCCAAGCGACCTTCGCAAATAG